The following are encoded together in the Anaerostipes caccae L1-92 genome:
- a CDS encoding beta-class carbonic anhydrase produces MIEDILEYNKVFVKNKMYEQYKTSKYPDKKIAILTCMDTRLTELLPAALGLKNGDVKIIKNAGGVTSHLFGSVVRSLLIAIYELGIEEIMVIGHTDCGVGHMDSDSMIRHMIDRGIEEDKINFIRHCGIDFDSWLAGFDCVSDSVNETVELLSTHPLIPDDIKIFGYVMNTDTGELMTTEEFKGE; encoded by the coding sequence ATGATTGAAGATATTTTGGAATATAACAAGGTGTTTGTGAAAAATAAAATGTATGAACAGTACAAGACAAGCAAATATCCGGACAAGAAGATTGCGATCTTAACCTGTATGGATACCAGGCTTACGGAACTGCTTCCGGCAGCCCTTGGCTTAAAAAACGGGGACGTAAAAATCATTAAAAATGCGGGAGGAGTTACCAGTCATCTGTTTGGAAGTGTGGTGAGAAGTCTTTTGATCGCAATATATGAACTTGGCATTGAAGAGATCATGGTCATCGGTCATACGGACTGCGGTGTCGGCCACATGGACAGCGACAGCATGATCCGGCACATGATCGACCGGGGGATAGAAGAAGACAAGATTAATTTCATCCGGCACTGTGGGATTGACTTTGATTCCTGGCTGGCAGGATTTGACTGTGTCTCTGACTCTGTCAATGAAACTGTGGAACTTTTAAGCACCCATCCGCTGATTCCGGATGACATTAAGATATTCGGGTATGTGATGAATACGGATACCGGAGAGCTTATGACAACGGAAGAATTCAAAGGAGAATAA
- a CDS encoding DUF6512 family protein: protein MSRNKKFILGGILFTAVVGSLWHFIYDWIGRPDFFWWLFPVSEKVEEHYKLLIYPNLIYGILMFRFMYRHIRYYWLRLAVGTGLGCVAIRGLFDAYTAVLKKDMLIMDLFIFAVSVLISYTFFLKRS from the coding sequence ATGTCCAGAAATAAAAAGTTTATTCTTGGAGGCATTCTGTTTACGGCTGTGGTGGGCAGCCTTTGGCATTTTATCTATGACTGGATTGGAAGACCGGACTTTTTCTGGTGGCTGTTTCCGGTCAGTGAGAAGGTAGAAGAGCATTATAAGCTTTTGATTTATCCGAATCTGATATACGGCATTCTGATGTTTCGGTTTATGTACAGGCATATCAGATATTACTGGCTCCGCCTGGCCGTGGGGACCGGGTTGGGCTGCGTGGCTATCAGAGGATTGTTTGACGCATATACCGCCGTGTTAAAGAAAGATATGCTGATTATGGATTTATTCATATTTGCCGTCAGTGTATTGATTTCTTATACATTCTTCTTAAAAAGGAGTTAA
- a CDS encoding VOC family protein: MIYGGTLISVSDMERSKNFYEKVMEQTVEMDLGVHVSFQNGLSLQSNYEELVGVKLEPQEKPDNFQLYFEVEDLDAWEDKLKALEGIEFLHGIKEYPWGQRVMRFYDYDKYIVETAESMESVAKRFLSQGLSAEETAERTMLPVGFVEQFL, from the coding sequence ATGATATACGGCGGTACGTTGATTTCGGTATCTGATATGGAAAGGTCCAAAAATTTTTATGAGAAGGTAATGGAACAAACGGTAGAGATGGATCTGGGGGTTCATGTTTCTTTTCAAAACGGCCTGTCTCTGCAGTCCAACTACGAAGAATTGGTCGGAGTGAAACTGGAGCCCCAGGAGAAACCTGATAATTTTCAGCTTTATTTTGAAGTGGAAGACTTGGACGCCTGGGAAGATAAGCTGAAAGCTCTGGAAGGGATTGAATTTCTCCATGGCATCAAAGAATATCCATGGGGCCAGCGTGTTATGCGGTTTTACGATTATGACAAATATATCGTAGAGACAGCAGAGAGCATGGAGAGCGTTGCAAAACGTTTCTTGTCACAGGGGCTCTCAGCAGAAGAAACTGCAGAGCGAACGATGCTTCCGGTTGGGTTTGTTGAGCAGTTTTTATAA
- a CDS encoding helix-turn-helix domain-containing protein produces MITKDDLRFYREPHRVLEKGEDYMYLLPHPALRDWISNYTVTFPGSDMISNHYTVIPHGCATLVCSCNETGMSSRLFGPATAACSVGEQANQAEMLFIIEFQPAGLYAFTGVPQKELSDRAFSPSDLSFGLDKRIIESIEKARSAYEMIRNIDSLLLTNIKASLSPELHFSVQNIIQNMGSLSVKELSDTVYYSQRHLNRIFSRCIGMNAKTFSRLVRINTAVRLLHNPQNSITNACNLSGFYDLPHFIHDFKSVCGISPQEYRREMSDFYSEIAKF; encoded by the coding sequence ATGATCACGAAAGATGACCTGAGATTTTACCGCGAACCCCATCGTGTTCTGGAAAAAGGAGAGGATTATATGTATCTCCTTCCTCATCCGGCACTGCGGGATTGGATTTCTAATTACACTGTCACCTTCCCCGGCAGTGACATGATCTCAAATCATTACACCGTCATCCCCCACGGGTGCGCAACTCTGGTATGTTCCTGTAATGAAACCGGAATGAGCAGCCGCTTGTTTGGTCCGGCCACGGCGGCCTGTAGCGTCGGTGAGCAGGCAAATCAGGCAGAAATGTTATTTATTATTGAGTTCCAGCCGGCCGGTTTATACGCATTTACAGGTGTTCCGCAAAAGGAGCTTTCTGATCGTGCTTTCTCTCCTTCTGACCTAAGTTTCGGGTTAGATAAACGGATCATTGAAAGCATCGAAAAAGCCCGCAGTGCATATGAAATGATCAGGAACATCGACAGCCTGCTGCTGACAAACATAAAAGCTTCTCTGTCCCCCGAACTGCATTTTTCTGTTCAGAACATTATTCAGAACATGGGCAGTCTCTCTGTAAAAGAGTTGTCGGATACTGTCTATTACAGCCAGCGGCATTTAAACCGGATATTTTCTCGGTGTATCGGAATGAACGCGAAGACTTTTTCCCGCCTGGTGCGCATAAATACGGCAGTCCGGCTCCTGCATAATCCTCAAAACAGCATCACCAATGCCTGCAATTTATCCGGATTTTATGATCTGCCTCACTTTATCCACGATTTTAAATCTGTATGCGGAATTTCTCCACAGGAATACCGCCGTGAGATGTCCGATTTTTACAGCGAGATTGCTAAATTCTGA
- a CDS encoding DUF4250 domain-containing protein codes for MLPNDPVILLSYINTQLRDYYDSFEELCKSLCVDSGEISTKLSGIGYEYHPETNQFR; via the coding sequence ATGCTGCCGAATGATCCGGTGATACTGTTAAGCTACATCAATACACAGCTGAGGGACTATTATGACAGTTTCGAGGAACTGTGCAAGAGTCTGTGTGTGGACTCAGGAGAGATCAGCACAAAACTTTCGGGTATCGGTTATGAATATCATCCTGAGACAAATCAATTCAGATAA
- the crcB gene encoding fluoride efflux transporter CrcB, producing the protein MIQCVFVGMGGFLGAVFRYLLGLIPVSAQLRIPVITLGINVLGAFVIGMIAGWTGRIPAQNPNLILFLKTGLCGGFTTFSTFALETGTLVSEGRVSEGILYVVLSVLFSVLAVFAGRAVTG; encoded by the coding sequence ATGATTCAGTGTGTATTTGTAGGGATGGGAGGATTTCTCGGCGCAGTCTTCCGCTATCTTCTCGGGCTGATCCCGGTTTCAGCGCAGTTAAGAATTCCAGTGATCACTTTGGGGATCAATGTGCTGGGAGCCTTTGTGATCGGCATGATCGCCGGGTGGACCGGCAGGATACCGGCCCAAAATCCTAATCTGATCCTGTTTTTAAAGACGGGATTATGCGGAGGATTTACTACATTTTCTACGTTTGCTCTTGAGACAGGGACCCTTGTCTCAGAGGGAAGAGTGAGTGAAGGTATCTTATATGTGGTGCTGAGTGTGCTGTTTTCCGTCCTTGCAGTTTTTGCCGGACGGGCCGTAACAGGATGA